A genomic stretch from Diachasmimorpha longicaudata isolate KC_UGA_2023 chromosome 2, iyDiaLong2, whole genome shotgun sequence includes:
- the LOC135171457 gene encoding WD repeat domain phosphoinositide-interacting protein 2 isoform X2: MQNLARNVDVLTQGLKYSISGLMNLANRTTEPQSGAYFVNFNQDCTSLAVGSKSGYKLFSLTSVDYLEKIFENDSEDICIVERLFSSSLMAVVNYSSPRKLKVCHFRKGTEICNYSYSNTILAVKLNRARLVVCLEESLYIHNIRDMKVLHTIRDTPPNVAGLCILSINSDNCYLAYPGSNTIGEVQIFDAINLQAKTMIPAHDSPLAALAFSPNGTKVATASEKGTVIRVFQVHDGTKLFEFRRGVKRCVSISSLAFSIDSMFLCCSSNTETVHIFKLEEPKEAPKQAPEETQSWMGYLTKAVSASANYLPSQVTDVFNQGRAFASVHLPFQGLKNVCAITTIQKVLRLLVANVDGYLYVYNLDPNEGGDCTLLKQHRLDGKQDEVDCASASTAGETTANVTPAAPIVQNPACINSYAGALRGRSPDSMSESEKYHEMIAATESPPKGGGTFRLDDDTEFPPVTQRTD; the protein is encoded by the exons ATGCAAAATCTAGCGCGCAACGTGGATGTATTGACGCAAGGACTTAAATACAGTATATCTGGACTCATGAACCTCGCAAATCGAACAACTGAACCTCAGAGTGGAgcttattttgttaatttcaatCAGGACTGCAC gtCATTGGCTGTTGGGTCAAAGTCCGGTTACAAACTATTTTCACTGACCTCCGTTGATTATttggagaaaatatttgaaaatg attCCGAAGACATTTGCATTGTCGAGAGGCTGTTCAGCAGCAGCCTCATGGCGGTTGTTAACTACTCATCTCCAAGAAAACTCAAAGTTTGTCATTTCAGGAAGGGAACGGAGATATGCAACTACAGTTACTCAAATACAATTTTGGCTGTGAAACTTAACAGAGCg AGACTGGTAGTCTGTCTCGAGGAATCTCTGTATATCCACAATATACGGGACATGAAGGTGTTACACACGATTCGAGATACACCGCCTAACGTTGCAGGCCTCTGCATATTGTCGATAAACAGTGACAACTGTTACCTCGCCTACCCTGGGTCCAATACCATTGGCGAAGTCCAAATATTCGATGCCATCAATCTG CAAGCAAAAACAATGATCCCAGCTCATGACAGTCCCCTGGCAGCGCTTGCATTCAGTCCAAATGGTACCAAAGTTGCAACGGCATCAGAAAAAGGCACTGTGATTAGAGTCTTTCAA GTTCACGATGGAactaaattatttgaatttcgcCGAGGTGTGAAACGATGCGTGTCAATCAGTAGTTTGGCATTCAGCATCGACTCCATGTTTTTGTGTTGCTCTAGTAATACAGAAACGGTACACATATTTAAACTGGAGGAACCGAAAGAAGC GCCGAAACAGGCACCTGAGGAGACCCAAAGCTGGATGGGCTACCTGACGAAAGCAGTGTCAGCCTCAGCAAATTATTTACCTTCACAAGTTACTGATGTATTCAATCAAGGCCGTGCATTCGCTAGTGTGCACCTGCCATTTCAAGGATTGAAAAACGTCTGTGCCATCACTAC AATACAAAAAGTACTGAGGCTACTCGTGGCAAATGTAGATGGTTATCTATATGTCTACAATTTGGATCCCAATGAGGGCGGCGACTGCACACTTTTGAAGCAGCACAG ATTAGATGGAAAACAGGACGAAGTAGACTGCGCTAGTGCGTCAACCGCAGGCGAAACCACAGCTAACGTGACACCTGCAGCCCCCATAGTACAAAATCCAG CCTGCATAAATAGCTACGCGGGTGCGTTGCGCGGCCGCTCACCAGACTCCATGTCAG AATCGGAAAAATACCACGAGATGATAGCAGCTACGGAGAGTCCACCGAAGGGAGGCGGGACCTTCCGATTGGACGATGACACTGAATTTCCACCAGTGACACAGAGAACGGATTGA
- the LOC135171457 gene encoding WD repeat domain phosphoinositide-interacting protein 2 isoform X1: MQNLARNVDVLTQGLKYSISGLMNLANRTTEPQSGAYFVNFNQDCTSLAVGSKSGYKLFSLTSVDYLEKIFENDSEDICIVERLFSSSLMAVVNYSSPRKLKVCHFRKGTEICNYSYSNTILAVKLNRARLVVCLEESLYIHNIRDMKVLHTIRDTPPNVAGLCILSINSDNCYLAYPGSNTIGEVQIFDAINLQAKTMIPAHDSPLAALAFSPNGTKVATASEKGTVIRVFQVHDGTKLFEFRRGVKRCVSISSLAFSIDSMFLCCSSNTETVHIFKLEEPKEAPKQAPEETQSWMGYLTKAVSASANYLPSQVTDVFNQGRAFASVHLPFQGLKNVCAITTIQKVLRLLVANVDGYLYVYNLDPNEGGDCTLLKQHRLDGKQDEVDCASASTAGETTANVTPAAPIVQNPACINSYAGALRGRSPDSMSGTESEKYHEMIAATESPPKGGGTFRLDDDTEFPPVTQRTD; the protein is encoded by the exons ATGCAAAATCTAGCGCGCAACGTGGATGTATTGACGCAAGGACTTAAATACAGTATATCTGGACTCATGAACCTCGCAAATCGAACAACTGAACCTCAGAGTGGAgcttattttgttaatttcaatCAGGACTGCAC gtCATTGGCTGTTGGGTCAAAGTCCGGTTACAAACTATTTTCACTGACCTCCGTTGATTATttggagaaaatatttgaaaatg attCCGAAGACATTTGCATTGTCGAGAGGCTGTTCAGCAGCAGCCTCATGGCGGTTGTTAACTACTCATCTCCAAGAAAACTCAAAGTTTGTCATTTCAGGAAGGGAACGGAGATATGCAACTACAGTTACTCAAATACAATTTTGGCTGTGAAACTTAACAGAGCg AGACTGGTAGTCTGTCTCGAGGAATCTCTGTATATCCACAATATACGGGACATGAAGGTGTTACACACGATTCGAGATACACCGCCTAACGTTGCAGGCCTCTGCATATTGTCGATAAACAGTGACAACTGTTACCTCGCCTACCCTGGGTCCAATACCATTGGCGAAGTCCAAATATTCGATGCCATCAATCTG CAAGCAAAAACAATGATCCCAGCTCATGACAGTCCCCTGGCAGCGCTTGCATTCAGTCCAAATGGTACCAAAGTTGCAACGGCATCAGAAAAAGGCACTGTGATTAGAGTCTTTCAA GTTCACGATGGAactaaattatttgaatttcgcCGAGGTGTGAAACGATGCGTGTCAATCAGTAGTTTGGCATTCAGCATCGACTCCATGTTTTTGTGTTGCTCTAGTAATACAGAAACGGTACACATATTTAAACTGGAGGAACCGAAAGAAGC GCCGAAACAGGCACCTGAGGAGACCCAAAGCTGGATGGGCTACCTGACGAAAGCAGTGTCAGCCTCAGCAAATTATTTACCTTCACAAGTTACTGATGTATTCAATCAAGGCCGTGCATTCGCTAGTGTGCACCTGCCATTTCAAGGATTGAAAAACGTCTGTGCCATCACTAC AATACAAAAAGTACTGAGGCTACTCGTGGCAAATGTAGATGGTTATCTATATGTCTACAATTTGGATCCCAATGAGGGCGGCGACTGCACACTTTTGAAGCAGCACAG ATTAGATGGAAAACAGGACGAAGTAGACTGCGCTAGTGCGTCAACCGCAGGCGAAACCACAGCTAACGTGACACCTGCAGCCCCCATAGTACAAAATCCAG CCTGCATAAATAGCTACGCGGGTGCGTTGCGCGGCCGCTCACCAGACTCCATGTCAGGTACTG AATCGGAAAAATACCACGAGATGATAGCAGCTACGGAGAGTCCACCGAAGGGAGGCGGGACCTTCCGATTGGACGATGACACTGAATTTCCACCAGTGACACAGAGAACGGATTGA
- the LOC135171457 gene encoding WD repeat domain phosphoinositide-interacting protein 2 isoform X3: MQNLARNVDVLTQGLKYSISGLMNLANRTTEPQSGAYFVNFNQDCTSLAVGSKSGYKLFSLTSVDYLEKIFENDSEDICIVERLFSSSLMAVVNYSSPRKLKVCHFRKGTEICNYSYSNTILAVKLNRARLVVCLEESLYIHNIRDMKVLHTIRDTPPNVAGLCILSINSDNCYLAYPGSNTIGEVQIFDAINLQAKTMIPAHDSPLAALAFSPNGTKVATASEKGTVIRVFQVHDGTKLFEFRRGVKRCVSISSLAFSIDSMFLCCSSNTETVHIFKLEEPKEAPKQAPEETQSWMGYLTKAVSASANYLPSQVTDVFNQGRAFASVHLPFQGLKNVCAITTIQKVLRLLVANVDGYLYVYNLDPNEGGDCTLLKQHRLDGKQDEVDCASASTAGETTANVTPAAPIVQNPESEKYHEMIAATESPPKGGGTFRLDDDTEFPPVTQRTD; this comes from the exons ATGCAAAATCTAGCGCGCAACGTGGATGTATTGACGCAAGGACTTAAATACAGTATATCTGGACTCATGAACCTCGCAAATCGAACAACTGAACCTCAGAGTGGAgcttattttgttaatttcaatCAGGACTGCAC gtCATTGGCTGTTGGGTCAAAGTCCGGTTACAAACTATTTTCACTGACCTCCGTTGATTATttggagaaaatatttgaaaatg attCCGAAGACATTTGCATTGTCGAGAGGCTGTTCAGCAGCAGCCTCATGGCGGTTGTTAACTACTCATCTCCAAGAAAACTCAAAGTTTGTCATTTCAGGAAGGGAACGGAGATATGCAACTACAGTTACTCAAATACAATTTTGGCTGTGAAACTTAACAGAGCg AGACTGGTAGTCTGTCTCGAGGAATCTCTGTATATCCACAATATACGGGACATGAAGGTGTTACACACGATTCGAGATACACCGCCTAACGTTGCAGGCCTCTGCATATTGTCGATAAACAGTGACAACTGTTACCTCGCCTACCCTGGGTCCAATACCATTGGCGAAGTCCAAATATTCGATGCCATCAATCTG CAAGCAAAAACAATGATCCCAGCTCATGACAGTCCCCTGGCAGCGCTTGCATTCAGTCCAAATGGTACCAAAGTTGCAACGGCATCAGAAAAAGGCACTGTGATTAGAGTCTTTCAA GTTCACGATGGAactaaattatttgaatttcgcCGAGGTGTGAAACGATGCGTGTCAATCAGTAGTTTGGCATTCAGCATCGACTCCATGTTTTTGTGTTGCTCTAGTAATACAGAAACGGTACACATATTTAAACTGGAGGAACCGAAAGAAGC GCCGAAACAGGCACCTGAGGAGACCCAAAGCTGGATGGGCTACCTGACGAAAGCAGTGTCAGCCTCAGCAAATTATTTACCTTCACAAGTTACTGATGTATTCAATCAAGGCCGTGCATTCGCTAGTGTGCACCTGCCATTTCAAGGATTGAAAAACGTCTGTGCCATCACTAC AATACAAAAAGTACTGAGGCTACTCGTGGCAAATGTAGATGGTTATCTATATGTCTACAATTTGGATCCCAATGAGGGCGGCGACTGCACACTTTTGAAGCAGCACAG ATTAGATGGAAAACAGGACGAAGTAGACTGCGCTAGTGCGTCAACCGCAGGCGAAACCACAGCTAACGTGACACCTGCAGCCCCCATAGTACAAAATCCAG AATCGGAAAAATACCACGAGATGATAGCAGCTACGGAGAGTCCACCGAAGGGAGGCGGGACCTTCCGATTGGACGATGACACTGAATTTCCACCAGTGACACAGAGAACGGATTGA
- the LOC135171457 gene encoding WD repeat domain phosphoinositide-interacting protein 2 isoform X5: protein MQNLARNVDVLTQGLKYSISGLMNLANRTTEPQSGAYFVNFNQDCTSLAVGSKSGYKLFSLTSVDYLEKIFENDSEDICIVERLFSSSLMAVVNYSSPRKLKVCHFRKGTEICNYSYSNTILAVKLNRARLVVCLEESLYIHNIRDMKVLHTIRDTPPNVAGLCILSINSDNCYLAYPGSNTIGEVQIFDAINLQAKTMIPAHDSPLAALAFSPNGTKVATASEKGTVIRVFQVHDGTKLFEFRRGVKRCVSISSLAFSIDSMFLCCSSNTETVHIFKLEEPKEAPKQAPEETQSWMGYLTKAVSASANYLPSQVTDVFNQGRAFASVHLPFQGLKNVCAITTIQKVLRLLVANVDGYLYVYNLDPNEGGDCTLLKQHRLDGKQDEVDCASASTAGETTANVTPAAPIVQNPDGIIQQFLGQLSNMF from the exons ATGCAAAATCTAGCGCGCAACGTGGATGTATTGACGCAAGGACTTAAATACAGTATATCTGGACTCATGAACCTCGCAAATCGAACAACTGAACCTCAGAGTGGAgcttattttgttaatttcaatCAGGACTGCAC gtCATTGGCTGTTGGGTCAAAGTCCGGTTACAAACTATTTTCACTGACCTCCGTTGATTATttggagaaaatatttgaaaatg attCCGAAGACATTTGCATTGTCGAGAGGCTGTTCAGCAGCAGCCTCATGGCGGTTGTTAACTACTCATCTCCAAGAAAACTCAAAGTTTGTCATTTCAGGAAGGGAACGGAGATATGCAACTACAGTTACTCAAATACAATTTTGGCTGTGAAACTTAACAGAGCg AGACTGGTAGTCTGTCTCGAGGAATCTCTGTATATCCACAATATACGGGACATGAAGGTGTTACACACGATTCGAGATACACCGCCTAACGTTGCAGGCCTCTGCATATTGTCGATAAACAGTGACAACTGTTACCTCGCCTACCCTGGGTCCAATACCATTGGCGAAGTCCAAATATTCGATGCCATCAATCTG CAAGCAAAAACAATGATCCCAGCTCATGACAGTCCCCTGGCAGCGCTTGCATTCAGTCCAAATGGTACCAAAGTTGCAACGGCATCAGAAAAAGGCACTGTGATTAGAGTCTTTCAA GTTCACGATGGAactaaattatttgaatttcgcCGAGGTGTGAAACGATGCGTGTCAATCAGTAGTTTGGCATTCAGCATCGACTCCATGTTTTTGTGTTGCTCTAGTAATACAGAAACGGTACACATATTTAAACTGGAGGAACCGAAAGAAGC GCCGAAACAGGCACCTGAGGAGACCCAAAGCTGGATGGGCTACCTGACGAAAGCAGTGTCAGCCTCAGCAAATTATTTACCTTCACAAGTTACTGATGTATTCAATCAAGGCCGTGCATTCGCTAGTGTGCACCTGCCATTTCAAGGATTGAAAAACGTCTGTGCCATCACTAC AATACAAAAAGTACTGAGGCTACTCGTGGCAAATGTAGATGGTTATCTATATGTCTACAATTTGGATCCCAATGAGGGCGGCGACTGCACACTTTTGAAGCAGCACAG ATTAGATGGAAAACAGGACGAAGTAGACTGCGCTAGTGCGTCAACCGCAGGCGAAACCACAGCTAACGTGACACCTGCAGCCCCCATAGTACAAAATCCAG ATGGGATAATCCAACAATTCCTGGGCCAGTTGAGCAATATGTTTTGA
- the LOC135171457 gene encoding WD repeat domain phosphoinositide-interacting protein 2 isoform X4, which produces MQNLARNVDVLTQGLKYSISGLMNLANRTTEPQSGAYFVNFNQDCTSLAVGSKSGYKLFSLTSVDYLEKIFENDSEDICIVERLFSSSLMAVVNYSSPRKLKVCHFRKGTEICNYSYSNTILAVKLNRARLVVCLEESLYIHNIRDMKVLHTIRDTPPNVAGLCILSINSDNCYLAYPGSNTIGEVQIFDAINLQAKTMIPAHDSPLAALAFSPNGTKVATASEKGTVIRVFQVHDGTKLFEFRRGVKRCVSISSLAFSIDSMFLCCSSNTETVHIFKLEEPKEAPKQAPEETQSWMGYLTKAVSASANYLPSQVTDVFNQGRAFASVHLPFQGLKNVCAITTIQKVLRLLVANVDGYLYVYNLDPNEGGDCTLLKQHRLDGKQDEVDCASASTAGETTANVTPAAPIVQNPACINSYAGALRGRSPDSMSDGIIQQFLGQLSNMF; this is translated from the exons ATGCAAAATCTAGCGCGCAACGTGGATGTATTGACGCAAGGACTTAAATACAGTATATCTGGACTCATGAACCTCGCAAATCGAACAACTGAACCTCAGAGTGGAgcttattttgttaatttcaatCAGGACTGCAC gtCATTGGCTGTTGGGTCAAAGTCCGGTTACAAACTATTTTCACTGACCTCCGTTGATTATttggagaaaatatttgaaaatg attCCGAAGACATTTGCATTGTCGAGAGGCTGTTCAGCAGCAGCCTCATGGCGGTTGTTAACTACTCATCTCCAAGAAAACTCAAAGTTTGTCATTTCAGGAAGGGAACGGAGATATGCAACTACAGTTACTCAAATACAATTTTGGCTGTGAAACTTAACAGAGCg AGACTGGTAGTCTGTCTCGAGGAATCTCTGTATATCCACAATATACGGGACATGAAGGTGTTACACACGATTCGAGATACACCGCCTAACGTTGCAGGCCTCTGCATATTGTCGATAAACAGTGACAACTGTTACCTCGCCTACCCTGGGTCCAATACCATTGGCGAAGTCCAAATATTCGATGCCATCAATCTG CAAGCAAAAACAATGATCCCAGCTCATGACAGTCCCCTGGCAGCGCTTGCATTCAGTCCAAATGGTACCAAAGTTGCAACGGCATCAGAAAAAGGCACTGTGATTAGAGTCTTTCAA GTTCACGATGGAactaaattatttgaatttcgcCGAGGTGTGAAACGATGCGTGTCAATCAGTAGTTTGGCATTCAGCATCGACTCCATGTTTTTGTGTTGCTCTAGTAATACAGAAACGGTACACATATTTAAACTGGAGGAACCGAAAGAAGC GCCGAAACAGGCACCTGAGGAGACCCAAAGCTGGATGGGCTACCTGACGAAAGCAGTGTCAGCCTCAGCAAATTATTTACCTTCACAAGTTACTGATGTATTCAATCAAGGCCGTGCATTCGCTAGTGTGCACCTGCCATTTCAAGGATTGAAAAACGTCTGTGCCATCACTAC AATACAAAAAGTACTGAGGCTACTCGTGGCAAATGTAGATGGTTATCTATATGTCTACAATTTGGATCCCAATGAGGGCGGCGACTGCACACTTTTGAAGCAGCACAG ATTAGATGGAAAACAGGACGAAGTAGACTGCGCTAGTGCGTCAACCGCAGGCGAAACCACAGCTAACGTGACACCTGCAGCCCCCATAGTACAAAATCCAG CCTGCATAAATAGCTACGCGGGTGCGTTGCGCGGCCGCTCACCAGACTCCATGTCAG ATGGGATAATCCAACAATTCCTGGGCCAGTTGAGCAATATGTTTTGA
- the LOC135171375 gene encoding GRIP and coiled-coil domain-containing protein 2, whose protein sequence is METEKDSGNNSGPDDTTKTDKKLNKEDLEERYNKLKGFALKLKKKVNDLSDELKISEAEKIKAVAEREEIQKKVSQISDNAKKLQTIQLEYDRLQDALEAQKSENRKITKNLETLVLENTTLKQSQYEQRENVAHINSDLENRTKELAELKAIFKKNQSLIKKLEDEKRAEVMIREQREKDYEEMKNQLEAEIQAHRTTKGQLDTARQERATNNVLFLEVDNYERSIEDLKSKLADESDSRRALESTIEEQRQLLSTSESQLTELRDTCFAKTNQLTTLGEKNESLKSELCDMRQEIVQMTREKEGLLEVMETIKSNSDKLSKESAIHTAERNKLLSDNENQRKNHAQQVEILKVDISRLNDALKQSNDEVESLRAEFEGYKLRAQSVLRNKQSQDKESGLNGRSISEIQAEINHLRNHLSILHEKLESRDSETKTLKTDLSLAREERDSARDSARDLGKKLSKLSQDYSTLREQYRAQLNVVEKIKEEFEAKEESLKTNHEVQISTLEQRYQHEIEKLRSDVSKISLKTTDKSSEYRYDLDHNISRNDMHLLEREDGEGSESVDSYTVGGFSNEKQRRPSLMPLDELLNSSDDFSKSNGPPLPSKVDRQELEISERRVKHLTVLLADAERDVAKLNQLNQMLKEDIRRQQRSVEREHHANNFEYLKNVIMKFVTLKNGDERSRLIPVLNTILKLSPEETHQLNQVAGVSGRGWLPSLPIPGWSHD, encoded by the exons ATGGAGACTGAGAAGGACAGTGGAAATAATTCT GGTCCTGATGATACAACAAAAACAGACAAGAAACTTAATAAAGAAGACCTTGAGGAGCGTTATAATAAG CTGAAAGGATTCGCACTTAAGTTGAAGAAGAaagtaaacgatttgtctgatgAGTTGAAAATTTCCGAAGCTGAGAAAATCAAAGCTGTTGCTGAGAGGGAGGAAATACAAAAGAAAGTATCTCAAATATCAGACAATGCTAAGAAATTACAG ACAATTCAACTCGAATACGACAGACTCCAAGATGCTCTTGAGGCGCAGAAGAGTGAGAATcgtaaaataacaaaaaacctGGAGACCCTCGTTCTAGAAAACACAACCCTTAAACAATCCCAGTACGAGCAGAGAGAGAACGTCGCGCACATCAACTCAGATTTGGAGAATCGCACGAAGGAATTGGCGGAGTTGAAAgcaatcttcaaaaaaaatcagagcttaataaaaaaattggaagatGAGAAAAGGGCGGAGGTGATGATCAGAGAACAGAGAGAGAAGGATTACGAGGAGATGAAAAATCAACTGGAGGCGGAAATTCAAGCTCACAGAACGACAAAGGGACAGTTGGACACTGCGAGGCAGGAACGAGCCACTAATAATGTTCTGTTTTTGGAGGTCGATAATTAtgag AGAAGCATTGAAGACTTGAAATCAAAACTAGCTGACGAATCTGATAGTCGACGAGCGTTGGAATCTACGATAGAGGAGCAACGTCAGCTCCTTAGTACTTCAGAGAGTCAATTAACGGAGCTCAGGGACACGTGTTTCGCGAAAACAAATCAATTAACCACTTTGggcgaaaaaaatgagagccTAAAGTCTGAATTGTGCGATATGCGACAAGAAATCGTACAAATGACAAGGGAGAAAGAGGGTCTGCTGGAAGTAATGGAGACAATAAAATCTAATTCCGATAAATTATCGAAAGAGTCAGCTATTCACACAGCGGAGAGGAATAAACTTCTCTCAGATAATGAGAATCAGAGAAAAAATCACGCGCAGCAGGTGGAGATATTGAAAGTTGACATATCCAGGTTGAATGATGCTCTTAAGCAATCGAACGACGAAGTCGAGTCCCTGAGGGCAGAATTCGAGGGTTACAAGCTTCGAGCCCAGAGTGTTTTGAGGAATAAACAGAGTCAGGATAAAGAGTCGGGCTTAAACGGCCGAAGTATTAGTGAGATTCAGGCGGAGATTAATCATCTGCGGAATCATTTATCCATACTACACGAGAAATTAGAGTCCAGGGACAGTGAAACCAAGACACTGAAGACAGACTTGAGTTTGGCGAGGGAGGAGAGGGACTCGGCAAGAGACAGTGCCAGGGATCTGGGAAAAAAACTGTCAAAATTGAGCCAGGATTACTCGACATTGAGGGAGCAGTATAGAGCGCAACTGAATgttgtggaaaaaattaaagaggaGTTTGAAGCGAAAGAGGAGAGCCTGAAGACTAATCACGAG GTTCAAATTTCAACTCTAGAACAGAGATATCAACACGAAATTGAGAAACTGCGGTCTGATGTTAGCAAAATTTCCTTAAAAACCACAGACAAATCATCAGAGTACAGATATGACCTTGATCATAATATCTCTAGAAATGATATGCACTTACTGGAGCGGGAGGATGGCGAAGGCTCTGAGAGTGTGGATTCCTACACAGTCGGtggattttcaaatgaaaaacaaagaaGACCATCATTGATGCCCCTGGACGAACTGTTAAATTCATCCGACGACTTTTCGAAATCAAATGGTCCACCTTTACCCTCCAAAGTTGATCGCCAGGAGCTGGAAATATCTGAAAGAAGAGTTAAACATTTGACCGTTTTGCTGGCGGATGCTGAAAGAGATGTGGCTAAATTGAATCAGCTGAATCAAATGCTGAAAGAAGACATCCGAAGGCAACAGAGAAGTGTAGAGAGGGAGCATCATGCCAACAACTTTGAATATCTAAAGAATGTTATTATGAAG ttcGTTACTTTGAAAAATGGAGACGAAAGGAGTCGCCTCATTCCAGTTCTCAATACAATTCTCAAGTTGAGTCCTGAGGAGACTCATCAACTTAATCAAGTTGCTGGAG TTTCAGGACGGGGATGGTTACCCTCTCTCCCCATTCCTGGATGGAGTCACGACTAA